Within Desulfocurvus vexinensis DSM 17965, the genomic segment ATGGACAGCCTGGAGGCGGCCCACGCCGTGCTCGGCCCGCGCGAGGTGTGCATCGCCCGCGAATTGACCAAGATTCACGAGGCCTTTACAATAGGCCGTTTGGATGCCCTCGGGGAGCTGGACGTGCCGCTGCTGGGCGAGTTCACGGTGGTGGTCGGGCCGCCCGCGCCGGGCACCCGGGCCGTGGACGAGGACGGCCTGCGCGCCATCCTGCGCGAGGAGTTGGCCGCCGGAGGCAAGCCCCGCGAGGTGGCCCGCCGCGCCGCGGCCCGCGCCCCGGGCTGGACCACGGGCCAGGCCTACGATCTTTTGGGCGGCCTGAACGGCTGACCCGGCCCCGGTCCGTTCCGGCGCCCCCAGCAACGACCACGCGGAGAGCTCGTGCAACTGCCCCCCCAGCGGATCACCGCACCCGGCCCGGCCCGGCCCTCCGGCGCGTTTCCCACGGCCCGGGTGCTGCTGCGCTGCCTGCTGCGCACCTGGCTGGTGGGCGCGGGCTTCAACACCCGGGGCATGCAGAACATCGGGCTGGCCTACGCCATCGACCCCGGCCTGGCCCAGCTGCACAGGGACCCCGAGGCGCTGCGCCTGGCACGGGCGCGCTACGCCACGCACTACAATACCCATCCCTTCTGGACGCCGCTGCTGGTGGGCATCTTCCTGGGCATGGAGCGCAAGATCGCCAAGGGCCTGCTGGAGCCCGACATGTTCGACAGCGTGCGCTCGACCACGGTCTACACCCTGTCGGCCATCGGCGATTCGCTGTTCGGCGGCAGCGTGCTGGTGCTGTGGTCGCTGGGCACGGCGTGCCTGGTCGTCTCGGGCCAGGGCGCCCTGGCCGTGGCCCTGGCGGCGCTGCTCTTCCAGGGCCTCATCGTGTTCAAGACCCTGACCTTCTGGATGGGCTTCCAGGAGGGCCTGACCTTCCTGCACCGCCTGGGCCGCTGGAACCTCATCAACTGGAGCCAGCGCATCAAGCTGTTCAACGCCGTCCTGCTGGTGGTCTTCTGGGCCCTGGCCTGGCCGGGCAACATCACCTGGTATCTCTGGCTGCCCGCCGGGTTCGCCTTCGGCGTGGTGGGCATGGTTCTTTCGGCCACGGGGCTCTCGCGGGAGATTCTCGCCGCCCTGGCCGTTGCTGCCTATCTCGGCCTGCCGTGGCTCGCGCGCCTTGCGGGCGGGCTGTGGCCGGGCTGAGACGCCTGCACCCCGCGCCTGGGCGCGGCATGGGAAGGAGGATTTTCGTGACCAACGAGGAGATCGCAGCGGACGACAGCGCCAGCGCCGAGGTGTGCGTGGGCAACGAGCTGGGGCTGCACGCCCGGCCCGCCGCCCGGCTCGCCCGCGAGGCGCAGCGTTTCGCCTGCGACATCGCCCTGGTGTCCGGCGGGCAGCAGGTGGATGCCAAGAGCATCCTGGACATCCTGACCCTGGCCGCCGCCCCGGGCAGCGCCATGACCATCCGGGCCACGGGGCGCGACGCGTCCCTGGCCGTGCGGACCATATCGGAACTCTTCAACACCCGCTTCGGCGAGGAGAAATAG encodes:
- a CDS encoding PTS system mannose/fructose/sorbose family transporter subunit IID, encoding MQLPPQRITAPGPARPSGAFPTARVLLRCLLRTWLVGAGFNTRGMQNIGLAYAIDPGLAQLHRDPEALRLARARYATHYNTHPFWTPLLVGIFLGMERKIAKGLLEPDMFDSVRSTTVYTLSAIGDSLFGGSVLVLWSLGTACLVVSGQGALAVALAALLFQGLIVFKTLTFWMGFQEGLTFLHRLGRWNLINWSQRIKLFNAVLLVVFWALAWPGNITWYLWLPAGFAFGVVGMVLSATGLSREILAALAVAAYLGLPWLARLAGGLWPG
- a CDS encoding HPr family phosphocarrier protein — protein: MFVTNEEIAADDSASAEVCVGNELGLHARPAARLAREAQRFACDIALVSGGQQVDAKSILDILTLAAAPGSAMTIRATGRDASLAVRTISELFNTRFGEEK